The Paenibacillus sp. RUD330 genome has a segment encoding these proteins:
- a CDS encoding ATP-binding protein: MRWLWRSVVGKLWITIMLLVAVVLIILGMFLLQYIDIAFEDSFRVKVLFVYIGIIGFLLSTFFAFFLSSKITQPLLQLKDAADLISQGEYRTRVPIRSSDEIGELAGTFNRMASELHELITDLNHEKEHLSSVLRSMADAVITLDAGGNVVLANPPGELLLERWRRVDWNQDEDPEGLPLESAPRPLRDLFRTVSIEGRDLSQKLQVQSGVWSVVMAPLKSEDTVRGVVAVMRDVTEEHRLEKLRRDFVANVSHEIRTPLSMLQGYSEALLDDIAGSPEERRELVQVIHDESLRMGRLVKDLLDLARMEAGHVELNFNSVDLDGLVSRVVHKFQVYSMDRDIKIEYRSPEEAVILAEADEDRLEQVLTNLLDNAVRHSSDGSAIRLTLGRTNDAGGTAAVLKVADEGQGIPADDLPYIFERFYKADKARKRGAGGGTGLGLAIVRNIVDAHGGTIRAESTEGVGTSFTLLLPVEGHRVMS; the protein is encoded by the coding sequence ATGAGATGGCTGTGGAGAAGCGTCGTCGGCAAGCTGTGGATCACGATCATGCTGCTCGTGGCGGTCGTTCTGATCATCCTGGGCATGTTCCTGCTCCAATACATCGACATCGCCTTCGAGGATTCATTCCGGGTCAAGGTGCTGTTCGTCTACATCGGGATCATCGGATTCCTGCTGTCTACATTTTTCGCTTTTTTCTTATCCAGCAAAATCACTCAGCCGCTCCTTCAGCTCAAGGACGCGGCTGACCTGATTTCACAGGGCGAGTATCGGACCCGGGTGCCGATCCGCTCATCCGATGAAATCGGCGAGCTGGCAGGAACCTTCAACCGGATGGCATCCGAGCTGCATGAGCTCATAACGGATCTCAACCATGAGAAGGAGCATCTATCGAGCGTCCTGCGCAGCATGGCGGATGCGGTCATCACGCTGGATGCGGGGGGCAACGTCGTTCTGGCGAATCCTCCCGGAGAGCTGCTGCTGGAGCGCTGGAGAAGGGTGGACTGGAACCAGGACGAGGATCCGGAAGGGCTTCCCCTGGAGTCGGCGCCCCGGCCGCTGCGGGACCTGTTCCGCACGGTGTCGATCGAAGGCAGGGATCTCAGCCAGAAGCTGCAGGTCCAGAGCGGGGTCTGGTCGGTCGTCATGGCCCCTCTCAAGTCGGAGGACACCGTGCGCGGAGTCGTGGCCGTCATGCGGGATGTGACGGAAGAGCATCGCCTGGAGAAGCTGAGGCGGGATTTCGTCGCCAATGTGTCCCACGAAATCCGGACGCCGCTGTCGATGCTGCAAGGATACAGCGAAGCGCTGCTCGACGATATCGCCGGCTCGCCGGAGGAGCGGCGCGAGCTCGTTCAAGTCATACACGACGAGTCTCTGCGAATGGGCAGGCTCGTCAAGGATCTGCTCGATCTGGCGCGGATGGAAGCCGGCCATGTGGAGCTCAACTTCAATTCCGTGGATCTGGACGGGCTGGTGAGCCGCGTCGTGCACAAGTTCCAGGTGTACAGCATGGACCGGGACATCAAGATTGAGTACCGTTCTCCGGAAGAGGCTGTCATCCTGGCGGAGGCCGACGAGGACAGGCTGGAGCAGGTGCTCACCAATCTGCTCGACAACGCCGTGCGGCACAGCTCCGACGGGTCAGCCATCCGGCTTACGCTCGGACGAACGAATGATGCCGGCGGCACAGCTGCCGTGCTCAAGGTAGCCGACGAAGGCCAGGGAATTCCGGCGGATGACCTCCCTTACATTTTCGAGCGCTTCTATAAGGCCGACAAAGCCCGCAAGCGCGGCGCGGGAGGCGGCACGGGGCTTGGGCTCGCGATCGTGCGCAACATCGTGGACGCCCATGGCGGCACGATCCGCGCAGAGAGCACCGAAGGCGTCGGAACATCCTTTACGCTGCTGCTGCCTGTCGAAGGCCATCGCGTTATGTCTTAA
- a CDS encoding histidine phosphatase family protein — protein MKTVYLIRHAHSVYTPDERGRPLSDAGKMDAGRVADLLEHEEIAEIWSSPYRRSVQTVEKLASRLAQPIRLQEGFKERLLSEAPVRDFEASVKRLWEEPEHALPGGESNRMATLRGMEALRGVLESSRSSRIAVGTHGNIMAMMMNALDGSFGYEFWRGLEMPDIYKLSFGTEGRYKGAERIWSR, from the coding sequence ATGAAAACCGTATATTTGATCCGCCATGCCCACTCCGTTTATACACCCGACGAGCGCGGCCGGCCGTTGTCGGATGCGGGGAAAATGGATGCCGGGCGAGTGGCGGATTTGCTGGAGCATGAAGAGATCGCGGAAATCTGGTCCAGTCCTTATAGGAGGTCTGTCCAGACCGTGGAGAAGCTGGCCAGCCGGCTGGCGCAGCCTATCCGGCTGCAGGAGGGCTTCAAGGAGCGGCTGCTCTCTGAAGCGCCTGTCCGCGATTTCGAAGCTTCCGTGAAGCGGTTGTGGGAAGAGCCCGAGCATGCCTTGCCTGGAGGGGAATCCAACCGCATGGCGACGCTCCGCGGGATGGAGGCGCTGAGGGGAGTGCTGGAAAGCTCCCGTTCAAGCCGCATAGCCGTCGGAACGCATGGCAATATCATGGCGATGATGATGAACGCCTTGGACGGCAGCTTCGGCTACGAGTTCTGGAGAGGGCTGGAGATGCCGGATATCTATAAGCTTTCCTTCGGAACAGAGGGAAGATATAAGGGAGCCGAGCGCATATGGAGCCGATAA
- the serA gene encoding phosphoglycerate dehydrogenase, with protein sequence MFKVLVSDPISDLGIQQLMDAPDVSVDKKPGLSEDELVAIIGEYDALLVRSQTRVTARVLEAGASLKVVGRAGVGVDNIDLPAATGKGIIVINAPDGNTITTCEHTFAMMMAVARHIPQAYAKTVNGEWDRKSFLGVELRGKKLGVVGMGRIGSEVAKRAKAFGMDILGYDPFLTEEKADKLGVTLASVDDIVRGADFMTVHTPLTPETRHMIGAEQFKVMKPGMRIVNCARGGIVDEYALVDAVNEGIVAGAAFDVFESEPPAADHPFLNNPKIIVTPHLGASTVEAQENVAIDVSEQVLHILRSEPFVNAVNMPPVAAAVMTKLQPYFELGEKLGSLAAQITEGPVAEITVGYSGDLAEVDTQPLTRYVIKGVLGHHLGSDQVNIINSLHLAKERGVNVVINQSHAAKDFTNLVTVSLRTSGESRHVAGTLLTGYGPRIVQIDNFPVDVAPSGHLVLISHHDRPGIIGRIGTLLGTNEVNIATMQVGRQAEGGAAIMVLTVDKGVPKNVLGQMTQLDELKSAKEITLY encoded by the coding sequence ATGTTCAAAGTGTTAGTATCCGATCCTATCAGCGATTTGGGCATCCAGCAGCTGATGGACGCTCCCGACGTATCGGTGGACAAGAAGCCCGGCCTCAGCGAGGACGAGCTCGTAGCCATCATCGGCGAATATGACGCCTTGCTGGTCCGCAGCCAAACGCGCGTGACGGCCCGAGTGCTCGAAGCCGGCGCTTCCCTCAAGGTCGTCGGCCGGGCGGGAGTCGGCGTGGACAACATCGATCTTCCGGCCGCTACCGGCAAAGGCATCATCGTCATCAACGCGCCGGACGGCAATACGATTACGACCTGCGAGCATACCTTCGCCATGATGATGGCCGTAGCCCGCCACATCCCGCAGGCTTACGCCAAGACCGTCAACGGGGAATGGGACCGCAAATCCTTCCTGGGGGTAGAGCTGCGCGGCAAGAAGCTCGGCGTCGTCGGCATGGGCCGGATCGGCAGCGAGGTGGCCAAGCGCGCCAAGGCGTTCGGCATGGACATTCTCGGATACGATCCGTTCCTCACCGAAGAGAAGGCCGACAAGCTCGGCGTCACGCTGGCCAGCGTGGACGATATCGTGCGCGGCGCGGACTTCATGACCGTCCACACCCCGCTTACGCCGGAAACGCGCCACATGATCGGAGCGGAGCAGTTCAAGGTCATGAAGCCGGGCATGCGGATCGTCAACTGCGCCCGCGGCGGCATCGTGGACGAATATGCCCTCGTCGATGCCGTCAACGAAGGCATCGTGGCCGGCGCTGCTTTCGACGTCTTTGAATCGGAGCCTCCTGCAGCGGATCATCCTTTCCTGAACAATCCCAAAATCATCGTCACTCCGCATCTTGGCGCCTCGACCGTCGAAGCTCAAGAGAACGTCGCCATCGACGTGTCGGAGCAGGTGCTTCATATCCTTCGCAGCGAGCCGTTCGTGAATGCGGTCAATATGCCTCCGGTCGCCGCAGCGGTCATGACCAAGCTGCAGCCGTATTTCGAGCTCGGAGAGAAGCTTGGCTCGCTGGCCGCCCAGATCACGGAAGGACCGGTCGCCGAAATCACGGTCGGCTATTCCGGCGATCTTGCCGAAGTAGACACCCAGCCTCTCACCCGCTATGTCATCAAAGGCGTGCTTGGACACCATCTGGGAAGCGATCAGGTCAACATCATCAACTCCCTGCATCTGGCCAAGGAACGCGGAGTCAATGTCGTCATCAACCAGTCCCATGCGGCAAAGGACTTCACCAATCTCGTCACCGTATCGCTGCGCACCTCCGGCGAAAGCCGCCATGTCGCCGGCACGCTGCTGACCGGATACGGCCCGCGCATCGTGCAGATCGACAACTTCCCGGTTGACGTCGCTCCGTCCGGCCATCTGGTGCTGATCTCCCATCATGACCGTCCTGGAATCATCGGCCGCATCGGAACGCTGCTCGGCACGAACGAAGTCAACATCGCGACGATGCAGGTCGGACGCCAAGCCGAAGGCGGCGCCGCCATCATGGTCCTGACGGTAGACAAAGGCGTGCCGAAAAACGTGCTCGGACAGATGACACAGCTCGACGAGCTCAAATCAGCCAAGGAAATCACGCTGTATTGA
- a CDS encoding rhodanese-like domain-containing protein, whose protein sequence is MSALQQPSNREIQPADLLERVRSGAVRMDQIIDVREEGEWEYYRLEGSRHIPMNSIPEHLPELDAGQEWFLMCGHGVRSLYVLDYMRKQGYHHLLNVTGGISAAASELGFSYD, encoded by the coding sequence ATGTCAGCATTGCAACAGCCTTCCAATAGGGAAATCCAGCCCGCGGACCTGCTGGAGAGGGTCCGTTCCGGAGCCGTCCGGATGGATCAGATCATCGACGTGAGAGAAGAGGGCGAGTGGGAATACTACCGTCTGGAAGGCTCCCGCCATATTCCGATGAATTCCATACCGGAGCATCTGCCGGAGCTCGACGCCGGACAGGAATGGTTCCTCATGTGCGGTCATGGAGTGAGGAGCCTGTATGTCCTGGACTATATGCGCAAGCAGGGATATCACCATCTGCTGAACGTGACGGGGGGCATCAGCGCCGCCGCGTCCGAGCTCGGCTTCAGCTACGATTAA
- a CDS encoding CPBP family intramembrane glutamic endopeptidase, with protein sequence MKKFDIRNIRVRSVSVDELDDRMLLLNLYMTQAITLIIGLVWCFFQGRNSIALFRWPDSLTFLYWGFGFALLILAVDLFISRWVPEEAADDGGVNERIFRNRPVWHIALLSLVVAVCEELLFRGAIQHSLGAYWTSILFAAIHVRYLKHWIPTALVFGISYGLGWIYIRTGTLLAPIAAHFAVDFIMGMIIRYRRQP encoded by the coding sequence ATGAAAAAATTCGACATCCGCAACATTCGCGTCCGGAGCGTTTCGGTAGACGAGCTCGACGACCGGATGCTGCTGCTCAACTTGTACATGACGCAGGCTATTACCCTCATTATCGGCTTGGTCTGGTGTTTTTTTCAGGGCCGCAATTCGATTGCGCTGTTCCGATGGCCCGACAGCCTGACCTTTTTATATTGGGGCTTCGGTTTCGCCCTCCTGATTCTCGCGGTAGACCTGTTCATTTCCCGCTGGGTGCCCGAAGAGGCTGCCGATGACGGCGGCGTGAACGAACGCATTTTCCGCAACAGGCCGGTCTGGCATATCGCCCTTTTGTCCCTGGTCGTCGCCGTATGCGAGGAGCTTCTGTTCAGGGGCGCGATCCAGCACTCGCTGGGAGCTTATTGGACCAGCATCCTGTTCGCCGCTATCCATGTCCGGTATTTGAAGCATTGGATTCCGACCGCGCTCGTCTTCGGCATCAGCTACGGTCTGGGCTGGATCTATATCCGCACCGGAACGCTTCTGGCTCCGATCGCCGCCCATTTCGCCGTCGATTTCATCATGGGCATGATCATCCGATACAGGAGACAGCCATGA
- a CDS encoding metallophosphoesterase, producing MPLRLYLILSILVVAAAWLGVRLIRRMMAEAASSRIEAETVALERLPEALEGYRILYISDIHRRILTEDVLREARGRGGADIVLIGGDMREKGVPLQRVEANMTLLAAIAPVYAVFGNHDHDEDIESLAELLERCGVAVLVNRHVWLQAGAEPFKLAGVDDPRLGKDRLEAALETPLEDAASPGDNRPAAPFTILLAHDPIIAHRNPAIEADLVLSGHTHGGQIILPWIGPAMRTASVRRFPSGWFDLAGWRREGQHKKGPERVRMLVSPGYGTSKAPIRWNCPPVIHLLSLTRRDQPCFRSIEAGSMKP from the coding sequence ATGCCTTTGCGCCTCTACCTGATCCTGTCCATCCTCGTCGTCGCTGCTGCATGGCTGGGAGTCCGGCTGATCCGGCGGATGATGGCCGAAGCGGCCAGCAGCCGGATCGAAGCCGAGACGGTCGCTCTCGAGCGGTTGCCTGAAGCACTGGAGGGATATCGCATCCTGTACATCAGCGACATCCACAGGCGCATCCTCACGGAAGACGTCCTCCGTGAAGCACGGGGCAGGGGAGGAGCCGACATCGTGCTGATCGGCGGAGACATGAGGGAGAAAGGCGTTCCGCTTCAAAGAGTGGAGGCCAACATGACTCTTCTGGCTGCGATAGCTCCCGTCTACGCGGTGTTCGGCAATCACGACCACGACGAGGACATCGAATCCTTGGCAGAGCTTCTGGAACGCTGCGGAGTCGCCGTGCTCGTGAATCGGCATGTATGGCTTCAAGCCGGGGCGGAGCCGTTCAAGCTGGCCGGAGTCGATGACCCCCGCTTGGGCAAGGATCGTCTTGAGGCTGCGCTTGAGACGCCGCTTGAAGACGCGGCGTCCCCTGGAGACAATCGGCCCGCTGCTCCCTTTACGATTCTGCTTGCCCACGATCCCATCATCGCGCATCGCAACCCTGCGATCGAAGCCGATCTCGTTCTGTCGGGACATACGCACGGCGGGCAGATCATCCTACCATGGATCGGCCCGGCGATGAGAACGGCGAGCGTCCGAAGGTTTCCGTCCGGATGGTTCGATCTTGCGGGCTGGCGTAGAGAAGGCCAGCACAAAAAAGGACCCGAAAGGGTCCGCATGCTGGTGAGTCCTGGATACGGCACGTCCAAAGCGCCGATCCGCTGGAATTGTCCGCCTGTCATCCATCTGCTGTCGCTGACCCGGCGCGATCAGCCCTGCTTCAGGTCGATTGAGGCGGGGTCGATGAAGCCGTAG
- a CDS encoding polysaccharide deacetylase family protein, with amino-acid sequence MFKMSSKTFRFSPVDSETSNKAVLLTFDDGPKEKEELTSMLDTLDKHGAKAIFFVNGYRVKQNPELLKLIDERGQTIGNHSWDHIDLHKKSKAEVQKQLGDVSDLVEELTGKRPLFFRPPFGTGGDVGKEVAKEDGMLYMTWSNGSLDWDLKATKKDPQLVIKNVLEQLHPGANILMHELPWTKEALDSLLTKLEEKGYGFIDPASIDLKQG; translated from the coding sequence ATGTTCAAAATGAGCTCGAAAACATTCCGCTTCTCCCCCGTCGACTCGGAAACGTCGAACAAAGCGGTCCTGCTCACGTTCGACGACGGGCCGAAGGAAAAGGAAGAGCTGACCTCCATGCTCGACACGCTGGACAAGCACGGCGCCAAGGCGATCTTTTTCGTCAACGGGTACCGGGTGAAGCAAAACCCCGAGCTGCTGAAGCTGATCGACGAACGCGGACAGACGATCGGCAACCATTCCTGGGACCATATCGATCTCCATAAAAAAAGCAAAGCCGAGGTGCAGAAGCAGCTCGGCGATGTATCGGATCTGGTTGAGGAGCTGACGGGCAAACGGCCGTTGTTCTTCCGGCCGCCATTCGGAACCGGAGGAGATGTCGGCAAGGAAGTCGCCAAGGAAGACGGCATGCTGTACATGACCTGGTCGAACGGTTCCCTTGACTGGGATCTCAAGGCGACGAAGAAAGATCCCCAGCTCGTCATCAAAAACGTGCTGGAGCAGCTGCATCCCGGAGCCAACATCCTGATGCACGAGCTTCCGTGGACGAAGGAAGCCCTCGACAGCCTTCTGACGAAGCTCGAGGAAAAAGGCTACGGCTTCATCGACCCCGCCTCAATCGACCTGAAGCAGGGCTGA
- a CDS encoding genetic competence negative regulator: MKIERLGQDKIRIFLTFDDLLERGIQKDDMWREIPKVHELFSEMMDQAYSELGFDANGPLAVEVIAMPAQGMVVIVTRGKMNVSSDAGRADEDDADEDMYEMEVTLESSDTIMYMFKDFEDVISAAKQLSASELTEEGRLYAYNGRWILAFDTASAEPAGQNAMIAILAEFGDATSVTYAVLEEYGKIVMPTDAVRGLCHHFKS; this comes from the coding sequence ATGAAGATCGAACGGTTGGGGCAAGACAAAATTCGCATTTTTCTGACGTTCGACGACCTGCTGGAGCGCGGGATCCAGAAGGACGACATGTGGCGCGAGATACCGAAAGTGCATGAGCTGTTCAGCGAGATGATGGACCAGGCCTATTCGGAACTCGGCTTCGATGCGAACGGCCCGCTTGCGGTCGAAGTCATCGCGATGCCGGCTCAAGGCATGGTGGTGATCGTCACCCGCGGCAAGATGAATGTGAGCTCGGACGCGGGACGTGCCGACGAGGACGATGCGGACGAGGATATGTACGAGATGGAAGTGACGCTGGAATCCAGCGACACGATCATGTACATGTTCAAGGATTTCGAGGATGTCATCTCCGCAGCCAAGCAGCTTTCGGCCTCGGAACTGACGGAAGAAGGAAGACTGTACGCATACAACGGACGCTGGATCCTCGCTTTTGATACCGCCTCGGCGGAACCGGCGGGACAGAATGCGATGATCGCCATCCTGGCGGAGTTTGGAGACGCGACCTCGGTGACCTATGCGGTTCTGGAGGAATACGGCAAGATTGTCATGCCGACCGATGCTGTTCGCGGGCTTTGCCATCATTTTAAATCCTAG
- the prsW gene encoding glutamic-type intramembrane protease PrsW has product MLLFSILTAAVAPGISLLTYLYLKDRYDSEPIHLVFKLFVTGMLVVVPIMVIQRGLELWLGSHPLLFSFAFSGGVEEIFKWFVLYHIIYNHMEFDEPYDGIVYAASVSLGFATLENIMYAVFYPSTFGTMMLRALLPVSGHALFGIMMGYYFGKAKFAPKRHIRRFLLLSLLLPVLWHGLYDWILTSTAREWAWIIVPFMAVLWIWGLRKIGRANSRSPFRIVGREEEVKL; this is encoded by the coding sequence TTGCTGCTTTTCTCGATATTGACGGCCGCAGTGGCTCCGGGCATCTCGCTGCTTACCTATCTGTACTTGAAGGACCGCTACGACAGCGAGCCCATCCATCTTGTCTTCAAGCTGTTCGTCACCGGCATGCTGGTCGTCGTGCCGATCATGGTCATCCAGAGAGGACTGGAGCTCTGGCTCGGCAGCCATCCGCTTCTGTTCTCCTTCGCCTTCTCCGGAGGCGTAGAGGAGATTTTCAAATGGTTCGTCCTCTACCATATCATCTACAACCACATGGAATTCGACGAGCCGTATGACGGCATCGTATATGCGGCCAGCGTCTCCCTCGGCTTCGCCACCCTGGAGAACATCATGTACGCCGTATTCTATCCGTCTACTTTCGGAACGATGATGCTGAGGGCGCTGCTGCCCGTGTCGGGACATGCCTTGTTCGGCATCATGATGGGCTACTATTTCGGCAAGGCGAAGTTCGCTCCCAAGCGCCATATCCGCAGGTTCCTGCTGCTGTCGCTGCTGCTGCCTGTCTTGTGGCACGGCTTGTACGACTGGATCCTCACGTCGACAGCGAGGGAATGGGCATGGATCATCGTGCCGTTCATGGCGGTGCTGTGGATCTGGGGCCTCCGGAAGATCGGCAGGGCCAATTCCCGCTCTCCTTTTCGGATCGTGGGCAGGGAAGAAGAGGTTAAGCTTTGA
- the ypeB gene encoding germination protein YpeB, producing the protein MYQRLSRVLFPVMTLLFVGAIYWGYQEHQEKNSVLVKAENQYQKAFHELSYHVDQLHHQLGSTLAVNAASQGYQRKSLVNVWRLTSQAQSEINQLPVRMIPFHKTEDFLSHISNFAYKASMRDLTKQPLSDGEMSTMKTLYAKSAEIAQELGKVQDKVLQDKLRWMDVELAMAADKQKSGNVIVDGFKGVDSRMDKMASIDWGPTVSGLYEKRSVSMLSGKPVTAEEIKTKAARFLGMTSTEGIRVVENGKDTNYKSFSAVVKEKATGKNIAMDFTSRGGDLIWFVHPRDVADKKIGMKEARGKADEFLDKHGYKKMTPVTYDEYGKEAVFTYVGSDNGVLIYPDKLSVKVALDKGDVIGLQASDYVFSHKERKLGKPAMTEAKVRGGLSEAMKKSPAKLALIKNDDNQEVLCYEFKGESNGTKYRIYLNADSGLEEAVEELPGESRS; encoded by the coding sequence ATGTACCAACGTTTAAGCCGTGTGCTTTTTCCCGTCATGACGCTGCTTTTTGTCGGCGCGATCTATTGGGGCTATCAGGAGCATCAAGAGAAGAATTCGGTCTTGGTCAAGGCGGAGAACCAGTATCAGAAAGCATTCCATGAATTGAGCTATCATGTGGACCAGCTCCATCACCAGCTCGGCAGCACGCTGGCCGTCAATGCCGCCTCCCAGGGCTACCAGCGCAAAAGCCTCGTCAATGTGTGGAGACTGACCAGCCAGGCGCAAAGCGAGATCAACCAGCTGCCGGTCAGGATGATTCCTTTCCATAAAACCGAGGACTTCCTGTCGCATATTTCGAATTTCGCCTACAAGGCATCCATGCGGGATCTGACGAAGCAGCCGCTGAGCGACGGCGAGATGAGCACGATGAAAACCTTGTATGCCAAATCGGCCGAGATCGCGCAGGAGCTGGGAAAGGTGCAGGATAAAGTGCTGCAGGACAAGCTTCGTTGGATGGATGTCGAATTGGCGATGGCTGCCGACAAGCAGAAATCCGGCAACGTCATCGTCGACGGATTCAAGGGCGTCGATTCCCGGATGGACAAGATGGCCTCGATCGACTGGGGACCGACGGTAAGCGGCTTGTATGAGAAGAGATCCGTGAGCATGCTGAGCGGCAAGCCCGTTACGGCCGAGGAGATCAAGACCAAGGCGGCCAGGTTCCTCGGCATGACTTCGACGGAAGGCATCCGGGTCGTCGAGAACGGCAAGGACACCAACTACAAATCCTTCTCTGCCGTCGTCAAGGAAAAGGCGACAGGCAAGAACATCGCGATGGACTTTACTTCCCGCGGAGGCGACCTGATCTGGTTCGTCCATCCCCGCGATGTGGCCGACAAGAAGATCGGCATGAAGGAAGCCCGCGGCAAAGCCGACGAATTCTTGGACAAGCACGGCTACAAGAAAATGACTCCCGTCACCTATGACGAATACGGCAAGGAAGCGGTATTCACTTATGTAGGTAGCGACAACGGCGTGCTGATCTATCCCGACAAGCTCAGCGTGAAGGTCGCGCTGGACAAGGGTGATGTCATCGGGCTGCAGGCAAGCGACTATGTCTTCTCGCACAAGGAGCGCAAGCTCGGCAAGCCGGCGATGACGGAGGCCAAGGTGCGCGGAGGCCTGAGCGAGGCGATGAAGAAGTCGCCGGCCAAGCTTGCCCTGATCAAGAACGATGACAACCAGGAAGTGCTCTGCTACGAATTCAAAGGCGAGAGCAACGGCACCAAATACCGCATCTATCTGAATGCGGACAGCGGTCTCGAGGAAGCGGTGGAGGAACTGCCGGGAGAGAGCCGCTCCTAG
- a CDS encoding PilZ domain-containing protein: MLPRVNENLYIQVASSDEEEAQMVFKSRIADEDAEAIYIEIPLHEPSRKLKKLYIGDELSAHVISSEGIKHYFNSHVLGFREDVIRLVRIRKADPDSMTKIQRRSFLRVPADLELAVSIRGRVRFVAMTDDIGGGGISFLCDQAKPVEQGMELECWLLVPYKNGTLEHAFFKGEVVRVDLTETGKKQAMLKFTTISEPDRQRIIRFCFERQLEFRK; the protein is encoded by the coding sequence TTGCTGCCTAGGGTTAACGAAAATCTGTACATACAAGTGGCTTCTTCCGATGAAGAAGAGGCTCAGATGGTCTTCAAGTCCCGGATCGCGGACGAGGACGCCGAGGCCATCTACATTGAAATTCCGCTTCATGAGCCCAGCCGCAAGCTGAAGAAGCTGTACATCGGGGACGAGCTTTCGGCCCATGTCATCAGCTCCGAAGGCATCAAGCATTATTTCAACTCCCATGTTCTCGGCTTCCGGGAAGACGTCATCCGCCTGGTTCGGATCCGCAAGGCCGATCCCGACAGCATGACAAAAATCCAGAGGCGCAGCTTCCTGCGGGTGCCGGCCGATCTGGAGCTTGCGGTGTCCATCCGCGGGCGCGTCCGGTTCGTGGCGATGACGGACGATATCGGCGGCGGCGGCATCTCGTTCCTCTGCGATCAGGCCAAGCCGGTCGAGCAGGGAATGGAGCTGGAGTGCTGGCTGCTCGTGCCTTACAAGAACGGGACGCTCGAGCATGCCTTCTTCAAGGGCGAGGTCGTCCGTGTCGACTTGACGGAGACGGGCAAGAAGCAGGCGATGCTCAAATTTACGACGATCTCGGAGCCGGACCGGCAAAGAATCATCCGATTCTGCTTCGAACGGCAATTGGAATTCCGGAAGTAA
- the cmk gene encoding (d)CMP kinase, translating to MSTHHDGVGERINIAIDGPAGAGKSTVARSVAEALGYIYIDTGAMYRAVTWSARSAGIDIGDDGALAEHAEGLDISLAPGLDGQIVLLNGEDITALIRSRDINLNVSQVAANDRVRMLLADKQRKLADGKGVVMDGRDIGSHVLPDAELKIYLTASVEERALRRFRETDPDSGLTLQQLEKEIEERDRKDMQRAVSPLIRTPDHILVDTTGIPASGVIDTIASLSRKKLAEANLS from the coding sequence TTGAGTACCCATCACGACGGGGTAGGCGAGCGCATCAACATCGCGATCGACGGACCCGCCGGTGCCGGCAAGAGCACCGTAGCCCGGAGCGTTGCCGAGGCATTAGGCTATATTTATATCGATACTGGCGCCATGTACCGCGCAGTTACATGGAGCGCGCGTTCCGCCGGCATCGACATCGGCGACGACGGCGCGCTGGCGGAGCATGCGGAGGGGCTGGACATTTCCTTGGCTCCGGGACTCGACGGCCAGATCGTCTTGCTGAATGGAGAGGATATTACAGCCTTGATCCGTTCCCGGGACATCAATCTGAATGTTTCCCAAGTCGCGGCCAACGATCGGGTCCGGATGCTGCTGGCGGACAAGCAGCGCAAGCTGGCGGACGGCAAGGGCGTCGTCATGGACGGCCGGGACATCGGCTCGCATGTGCTGCCGGATGCCGAGCTCAAGATCTACCTGACGGCCAGCGTCGAGGAAAGGGCGCTCAGAAGGTTCCGGGAGACGGATCCCGATTCGGGGCTGACGCTTCAGCAGCTGGAGAAGGAGATCGAGGAGAGGGACCGCAAGGATATGCAGCGCGCCGTATCGCCTTTGATCCGCACGCCGGATCATATTCTGGTGGATACGACCGGCATTCCCGCCAGCGGGGTCATCGACACGATCGCATCGCTCAGCCGCAAAAAACTGGCGGAGGCGAACTTGTCATGA